The following proteins are co-located in the Neisseria sp. Marseille-Q6792 genome:
- the infA gene encoding translation initiation factor IF-1, whose product MAKEDTIQMQGEILETLPNATFKVKLENDHIVLGHISGKMRMHYIRISPGDKVTVELTPYDLTRARIVFRAR is encoded by the coding sequence ATGGCAAAAGAAGATACTATTCAAATGCAGGGTGAAATCCTTGAAACTTTACCTAATGCTACTTTTAAAGTAAAACTAGAGAATGACCATATAGTATTAGGTCATATTTCCGGAAAGATGCGGATGCATTACATCCGTATTTCTCCGGGAGATAAGGTTACAGTGGAACTGACGCCTTACGATTTAACTAGAGCTCGAATTGTTTTTAGAGCAAGATA
- the secY gene encoding preprotein translocase subunit SecY has product MAKQQLSSALSNFGDLKKRLLFLFGALIVFRIGAHIPVPGVDAVALAKLYESAGNGILGMLNMFSGGSLERFSIFAIGIMPYISASIIVQLASEILPSLKALKKEGEAGRKLITKYTRYGTVLLAILQSLGVASFVFQQGVVVTSSFEFHVSTVVSLVTGTMFLMWLGEQITERGIGNGISLIITAGIASGIPSGITRIITLTNQGAMSMLMALFIVFGALLLIYLVVYFESSQRKIPIHYAKRQFNSGLGGQNTHMPFKLNMAGVIPPIFASSIILFPSTLLGWLGSADPNNILHTIAGLLQHGQILYIVLFAVTVIFFCYFYTALVFSPKEMAENLKKSGAFVPGIRPGEQTSRYLEKVVLRLTLFGALYITIICLIPELLTTFLNVPFYLGGTSLLILVVVTMDFSTQINSYRLTQQYDKLMSRSDVKSFSRK; this is encoded by the coding sequence GTGGCTAAACAGCAATTGTCATCAGCTTTGTCCAATTTTGGAGATCTTAAGAAACGTCTTTTATTTCTATTTGGGGCGTTAATTGTTTTTCGAATTGGTGCTCATATACCCGTTCCTGGAGTTGATGCTGTTGCTTTAGCCAAGTTATACGAAAGCGCTGGGAACGGTATCCTAGGAATGTTAAATATGTTTTCCGGTGGATCGTTAGAGCGCTTTAGTATATTTGCAATAGGCATTATGCCGTATATTTCTGCATCTATTATTGTTCAGCTGGCTTCAGAAATTTTACCCTCATTAAAGGCACTAAAAAAAGAAGGTGAAGCTGGTAGAAAGTTAATTACGAAATATACTAGATATGGCACTGTATTATTAGCAATACTACAGAGTCTAGGTGTTGCGTCCTTTGTATTTCAGCAGGGAGTTGTTGTAACAAGCTCATTTGAGTTTCATGTTTCCACCGTAGTTTCTTTGGTAACAGGAACTATGTTCCTTATGTGGCTTGGCGAGCAGATTACTGAAAGGGGTATTGGGAACGGAATTTCTCTGATTATTACAGCTGGCATAGCTTCAGGCATTCCATCGGGTATTACGAGGATCATTACCTTGACAAATCAAGGTGCTATGAGCATGTTGATGGCATTATTTATTGTTTTTGGTGCCTTGTTATTAATTTATTTGGTTGTATATTTTGAAAGTTCACAGCGTAAGATTCCTATTCATTATGCGAAACGCCAGTTTAATAGCGGGTTGGGCGGTCAGAATACGCACATGCCTTTTAAGTTAAATATGGCTGGTGTTATTCCTCCTATTTTTGCTTCTAGTATTATTCTGTTTCCATCTACTCTTTTGGGTTGGCTTGGTTCAGCTGATCCAAATAATATTTTGCATACAATAGCAGGATTATTGCAGCACGGCCAAATTCTGTACATTGTTTTATTTGCGGTGACAGTAATTTTCTTCTGCTATTTTTATACGGCTTTGGTCTTCAGCCCTAAGGAGATGGCGGAGAATTTGAAGAAGAGTGGTGCTTTTGTTCCTGGGATTAGGCCTGGTGAACAAACTTCTAGATATTTAGAAAAAGTTGTATTGCGTTTAACATTGTTTGGGGCACTCTATATTACGATTATTTGTTTAATTCCGGAGCTCTTAACTACGTTTCTAAATGTGCCTTTTTATTTGGGAGGTACTTCTTTGCTGATTCTAGTTGTTGTGACGATGGATTTTAGTACGCAGATAAATTCATACAGGCTTACTCAGCAGTATGATAAGTTAATGAGCCGTTCAGACGTGAAGTCATTTTCTCGGAAATAG
- the rplO gene encoding 50S ribosomal protein L15, with translation MFLNTIQPAEGATHASRRVGRGIGSGLGKTGGRGHKGQKSRAGGFHKVGFEGGQMPLQRRLPKRGFKSLTATANAEVRLSELNLIAVNEIDVLVLKQAGLIPATASNVKVIASGEISKAVILKGVKATKGAKAAIEAIGGKIEI, from the coding sequence ATGTTTTTGAATACTATTCAACCTGCTGAGGGTGCTACTCACGCTAGTCGTCGTGTAGGCCGTGGTATTGGTAGCGGCTTGGGTAAGACAGGTGGTCGTGGTCATAAAGGTCAAAAAAGCCGTGCTGGTGGTTTCCACAAGGTAGGTTTTGAAGGCGGTCAAATGCCTTTGCAACGTCGTCTGCCGAAACGTGGTTTCAAATCTTTGACTGCTACCGCTAATGCTGAAGTTCGTTTGAGTGAATTAAATCTGATTGCTGTGAACGAGATTGATGTCTTGGTTCTTAAACAAGCTGGTCTGATTCCTGCAACTGCTTCTAATGTAAAAGTTATTGCTTCTGGTGAAATTTCAAAAGCGGTTATCTTGAAAGGTGTAAAAGCTACCAAAGGTGCTAAGGCTGCAATTGAAGCTATTGGTGGCAAGATTGAGATATAA